One window of the Streptomyces sp. TS71-3 genome contains the following:
- a CDS encoding IS4 family transposase: MSDSVITHAPGVLAVGHLGELTQVVPFDLVDEALASAGGPQLRIRRLPSRVVVYLLLAGALFTGLGWSRVWSRLTASLPLRLPAPAPSSITAAMRRVGPKPLKALFDLVKGPAAVTATQAARFAGRLVVAIDGTQIALPDTPANLSVFLKAKAGPNGPAGYPMLRLVALVACGTRTLLDAVFGTDLTGELTYADRLVTTAGATGTLRPGMLLLGDRNFSATAFVETVASTGADFLIRAKTHSTALKLPVLRRLPDGTFLSRIGEVTVRVIDATITVTPADHAAIRTVTHCAYRLVTSLLDPDEAPAAALARLYHERWEIETSYCELKSTILGGRVLRGRHPAAVTQETWALLVAYQALRTAMSDAVLHRPDIDPDRAAFTVALHAARDQIVRAAGIVAHTRIDLVGRIGTAILDDLLPARRNRTRPRVKKRAINSKYRAVGRDIDHRTHRTTVHIAINPLPSTPYG, from the coding sequence GTGTCTGATTCTGTCATTACGCATGCTCCCGGTGTGCTGGCCGTGGGGCACCTGGGCGAGTTGACCCAGGTTGTTCCGTTCGACCTCGTCGACGAGGCACTCGCGTCCGCGGGTGGTCCGCAGCTTCGGATACGGCGGCTGCCGTCCCGGGTGGTGGTCTACCTCCTCCTCGCAGGTGCGTTGTTCACCGGCCTGGGCTGGTCACGGGTCTGGTCCCGGCTGACGGCCTCGCTGCCCCTACGGCTGCCCGCACCGGCGCCTTCATCGATCACGGCTGCGATGCGACGGGTGGGCCCCAAGCCGTTGAAGGCCCTATTCGACCTGGTCAAAGGCCCCGCGGCAGTGACCGCGACACAGGCGGCACGGTTCGCGGGCAGGCTGGTGGTCGCAATCGACGGCACCCAGATCGCCCTGCCGGACACACCCGCGAACCTGTCAGTGTTCCTGAAGGCGAAGGCCGGGCCGAACGGGCCGGCCGGCTACCCCATGCTGCGCCTGGTCGCACTGGTGGCCTGCGGGACCCGCACCCTCCTAGACGCCGTCTTCGGCACCGATCTGACCGGGGAGCTGACCTACGCCGACCGCCTGGTCACCACCGCGGGCGCGACCGGAACACTCCGGCCCGGGATGCTGTTGCTGGGCGACCGGAACTTCTCGGCCACCGCCTTCGTGGAAACGGTCGCCTCCACGGGCGCGGACTTCCTCATACGCGCCAAGACCCACAGCACAGCACTCAAGCTACCGGTCCTGCGTCGTCTGCCGGACGGCACGTTCCTCTCCCGCATCGGCGAGGTCACCGTCCGCGTCATCGACGCGACGATCACCGTCACCCCCGCGGACCACGCCGCCATACGCACCGTCACCCACTGCGCCTACCGGCTCGTCACCAGCCTCCTCGACCCCGACGAGGCACCCGCGGCCGCCCTGGCCAGGCTCTACCACGAACGCTGGGAGATCGAGACCAGCTACTGCGAGCTGAAGTCGACCATCCTCGGCGGCAGGGTCCTCCGTGGTCGCCATCCAGCAGCCGTCACCCAGGAAACCTGGGCACTGCTGGTCGCCTACCAGGCATTACGCACCGCGATGAGCGACGCCGTCCTGCACCGGCCCGACATCGACCCCGATCGTGCAGCATTCACCGTCGCACTCCACGCAGCACGAGACCAGATCGTCCGGGCCGCCGGCATCGTCGCGCACACCCGGATCGACCTCGTCGGCCGGATCGGCACCGCCATCCTCGACGACCTCCTGCCCGCCCGCCGCAACCGAACCCGGCCCCGCGTGAAGAAACGAGCGATCAACTCCAAGTACCGCGCCGTCGGCCGAGACATCGACCACCGAACCCACAGAACCACCGTCCACATCGCGATCAACCCATTGCCAAGCACGCCATACGGCTAA
- a CDS encoding MarR family winged helix-turn-helix transcriptional regulator: MSENPAPSAPPPSSAALSPSAVQASREVRAVISRLRRRILKASEVEDITLGQASALARLSDKGGVTASELASAEGVRHQSMTATVASLAAMGLVERSPDPGDGRRLLITLTAEGQRRVEEGRQARTEWLAGQLQDRCTEEERRAVIAAMAVLGRLTRD, encoded by the coding sequence ATGAGCGAGAACCCGGCCCCGTCGGCCCCGCCCCCGTCGTCCGCGGCCCTGTCGCCCTCCGCGGTGCAGGCGTCGCGCGAGGTCCGGGCCGTCATCAGCCGCCTGCGGCGCCGCATCCTGAAGGCCTCCGAGGTCGAGGACATCACCCTGGGCCAGGCCTCCGCCCTCGCCCGCCTCTCCGACAAGGGCGGTGTCACGGCGAGCGAGCTGGCCTCGGCCGAAGGGGTGCGGCACCAGTCGATGACGGCGACGGTCGCCTCGCTCGCCGCGATGGGGCTGGTGGAGCGGAGCCCCGACCCGGGCGACGGGCGGCGGCTGCTGATCACGCTGACCGCGGAGGGCCAGCGCCGGGTGGAGGAGGGCCGGCAGGCCCGGACGGAATGGCTCGCCGGCCAGTTGCAGGACAGGTGCACCGAGGAGGAACGCCGGGCCGTGATCGCCGCCATGGCCGTCCTCGGGCGGTTGACCCGTGACTGA
- a CDS encoding MFS transporter — protein MTEARTDGIREAGKPGFDRRLLPPMMLGSVLNPINSTIISVALIPIARALGAPPSQTAWLVSALYLATSLGQPVVGRLIDIFGPRRLFLISTALVGAAGVVGTLAPNLGVLIAARVLLGFGTCAGYPAAMALLRSEARRTGRDSPGGVLTALAVANQTIAVIGPLLGGLLIAVGGWRATFALNVPLAVAAVLLGLWRLPASAGTGESPQRGRLAAQLDLPGMGLFAATLVSLLLFLMNLHVSNWYLPLITAAAGAAFAVRELRAATPFIDLRVLGGNTPLVATYGRALVAYVVAYSFLYGFSQWTEEGYGLTPFHAGLAQIPMFLAAIGISIVSGRHRGVRGKLLLGAAGQIVACLVILTLTGKSPIWMLLVVALIFGVPQGLNNLALQNSVYFQADPARTASSAGLLRTFAYLGSMVASSATAVSFGQRADTGGMHELAWVMLAAGVLYLLLTLFDRTLGRAAADAQAANEAS, from the coding sequence GTGACTGAGGCGAGGACGGACGGCATACGGGAGGCCGGCAAGCCCGGGTTCGACCGGCGGCTGCTGCCGCCGATGATGCTGGGCTCGGTCCTGAACCCGATCAACTCGACGATCATCTCCGTCGCGCTCATACCCATCGCCAGGGCCCTGGGCGCGCCGCCCTCGCAGACCGCGTGGCTGGTCTCCGCCCTCTACCTGGCCACCTCGCTCGGGCAGCCGGTCGTGGGCCGGCTCATCGACATCTTCGGGCCGCGCAGGCTCTTCCTCATCAGCACCGCCCTCGTCGGCGCCGCCGGTGTCGTCGGCACCCTGGCACCGAACCTGGGGGTGCTGATCGCCGCGCGCGTCCTGCTCGGCTTCGGCACCTGCGCCGGCTATCCCGCCGCGATGGCGCTGCTGCGCAGCGAGGCCAGGCGCACCGGACGGGACAGTCCGGGCGGGGTGCTGACCGCTCTCGCGGTCGCCAACCAGACCATCGCCGTCATCGGCCCGCTGCTGGGCGGCCTGCTGATCGCGGTCGGCGGCTGGCGCGCCACCTTCGCGCTGAACGTGCCGCTGGCCGTCGCGGCCGTGCTGCTCGGGCTGTGGCGGTTGCCCGCGTCGGCCGGAACGGGCGAGTCCCCGCAGCGCGGCCGGCTGGCCGCGCAGCTCGACCTGCCGGGCATGGGCCTGTTCGCCGCGACGCTCGTCTCGCTGCTGCTCTTCCTGATGAACCTGCACGTGAGCAACTGGTACCTGCCGCTGATCACCGCCGCCGCGGGGGCCGCGTTCGCGGTGCGGGAGCTGCGGGCCGCCACGCCCTTCATCGACCTGCGGGTGCTCGGCGGCAACACACCGCTCGTGGCCACCTACGGCCGCGCGCTCGTCGCGTACGTCGTCGCCTACTCCTTCCTCTACGGCTTCAGCCAGTGGACCGAGGAGGGCTACGGGCTCACGCCCTTCCACGCCGGGCTGGCGCAGATCCCCATGTTCCTGGCGGCGATCGGCATCTCGATCGTCTCCGGGCGCCACAGGGGCGTGCGCGGGAAACTGCTCCTGGGCGCCGCCGGACAGATCGTCGCCTGCCTGGTGATCCTGACGCTCACCGGGAAGAGCCCGATATGGATGCTGCTCGTGGTCGCCCTGATCTTCGGCGTCCCGCAGGGGCTGAACAACCTGGCGTTGCAGAACTCCGTCTACTTCCAGGCCGATCCCGCCCGCACCGCCTCCTCGGCGGGCCTGCTGCGCACCTTCGCCTACCTCGGCTCGATGGTCGCCTCCTCCGCGACCGCCGTGTCCTTCGGGCAGCGCGCGGACACCGGCGGCATGCACGAGCTGGCCTGGGTCATGCTCGCCGCCGGCGTCCTCTACCTCCTGCTGACCCTCTTCGACCGCACTCTCGGCCGCGCGGCGGCGGACGCCCAGGCGGCGAACGAGGCGTCCTGA
- a CDS encoding class I SAM-dependent methyltransferase, protein MSSHASPLGGTESPSAYDSIGGHYQDVKSLPAAEAEDASVLDACGDVTGMRVIDFACGTGHYTRELRRRGAGRCLGVDLSAAMVEMARRQEHEEPLGIDYQVGDATDLPALGRFDLATGAWLLNYAADLVTLTAMLSSVARNLAPGRRFVGATQNPDFDFGGPSSPRYGWSFVPVGETPFGTQVQATAHTSPAIHFPAQFARAEMYDRAARDAGFTEFSWLPLTVPEDAVRRRGREFWKEYRANPFLAVFSTRLAPRTARGAGFAGREPARGAGGREPARGAGGASGTRRR, encoded by the coding sequence ATGAGCAGCCACGCTTCGCCTCTCGGGGGCACGGAGAGTCCATCCGCCTACGACTCGATCGGCGGCCACTACCAGGACGTCAAGTCCCTTCCCGCGGCCGAGGCGGAGGACGCCTCGGTGCTGGACGCCTGCGGCGATGTGACCGGCATGCGCGTCATCGACTTCGCCTGCGGGACCGGCCACTACACGCGCGAGCTGCGCCGCCGCGGCGCCGGCCGCTGCCTCGGCGTCGACCTGTCCGCCGCGATGGTCGAGATGGCACGCCGGCAGGAGCACGAGGAGCCGCTCGGCATCGACTACCAGGTGGGGGACGCCACCGATCTGCCCGCTCTCGGCCGCTTCGACCTGGCGACCGGCGCGTGGCTCCTCAACTACGCCGCCGATCTGGTGACCCTGACCGCGATGCTGTCCTCCGTGGCCCGGAACCTGGCACCCGGGCGGCGCTTCGTGGGCGCCACGCAGAACCCGGACTTCGACTTCGGCGGACCGTCGTCGCCGCGGTACGGATGGTCGTTCGTACCGGTCGGAGAGACCCCGTTCGGCACGCAGGTGCAGGCGACCGCCCACACGTCCCCCGCCATCCACTTCCCGGCGCAGTTCGCCCGTGCCGAGATGTACGACCGGGCCGCGCGGGACGCGGGGTTCACGGAGTTCTCCTGGCTGCCGCTGACCGTCCCCGAGGACGCCGTGCGCCGCCGCGGCCGGGAGTTCTGGAAGGAGTACCGGGCCAACCCCTTCCTCGCCGTCTTCAGCACCCGGCTCGCCCCGCGAACCGCACGCGGCGCGGGGTTCGCGGGCCGGGAGCCGGCCCGGGGCGCGGGCGGCCGGGAGCCGGCCCGGGGTGCGGGCGGCGCGAGCGGTACACGCCGCCGCTGA
- a CDS encoding MFS transporter, giving the protein MSVHETEQPASGPPRPLWRQTRFVAFSSGVFANNLGDGIYAVALPLLSYDLTGSVQIMAMISAATPVALLASGPLLGHLADRYGKRKLVVSGLAIQFAAVLALILVLTSGARPGAWALVLCELSVQLGGAVYRSGWFASLPVLFPDQSGQAKGVQSASYQVTTVLGPLLAGALVGPLGYLGLLWLNLLTFLVPVAAWFSAVKPPREGGGAEASEGFARSILAGWRVLRGSRVVFTSMLLVASVELLAGTGSRNLSLFYLRDQLRLSSGQVGFVLTVVNLCATAGALWATRLTGEKSRVRMGNVALGALLAMACGLCLMAVRVPVVATIAMVGLFGAYNVLSVAAEVLLYRTMPNEYIGRLWGLWRLVCGGAEALGPLVISVCSSLLPVRGVFLTLGAITVLPLCWLLLNARTGWDVPPAAPAGRPAAAVSGTSDTA; this is encoded by the coding sequence GTGAGCGTGCACGAGACCGAGCAGCCGGCGTCCGGGCCGCCGCGCCCGCTGTGGCGGCAGACCCGGTTCGTCGCGTTCAGCTCGGGGGTCTTCGCGAACAACCTGGGTGACGGGATCTACGCGGTCGCCCTGCCGCTGCTGTCGTACGACCTGACCGGCTCCGTGCAGATCATGGCGATGATCAGCGCGGCGACCCCCGTCGCGCTGCTCGCCAGCGGGCCGCTGCTGGGGCACCTCGCCGACCGGTACGGCAAGCGCAAGCTGGTCGTCTCGGGGCTCGCCATCCAGTTCGCCGCCGTGCTGGCGCTGATCCTCGTGCTCACCAGCGGCGCGCGCCCCGGCGCCTGGGCCCTGGTGCTCTGCGAGTTGAGCGTCCAGCTCGGCGGCGCGGTGTACCGCAGCGGCTGGTTCGCGAGCCTGCCCGTCCTCTTCCCCGACCAGTCCGGTCAGGCCAAGGGCGTCCAGTCGGCCTCGTACCAGGTCACCACGGTGCTGGGGCCGCTGCTGGCCGGCGCGCTGGTGGGTCCGCTGGGCTATCTCGGCCTGCTCTGGCTGAACCTGCTCACGTTCCTCGTGCCCGTCGCCGCGTGGTTCAGCGCGGTGAAGCCGCCCCGGGAGGGCGGCGGCGCGGAGGCGTCGGAGGGCTTCGCCCGGTCCATCCTGGCCGGCTGGCGGGTGCTGCGGGGCAGCCGCGTGGTGTTCACGTCGATGCTGCTGGTGGCCTCCGTCGAACTGCTCGCCGGCACCGGAAGCCGCAATCTGTCGCTGTTCTACCTGCGCGACCAGCTGCGGCTCTCCAGCGGGCAGGTGGGGTTCGTCCTCACTGTGGTCAACCTGTGCGCCACCGCCGGCGCCCTGTGGGCCACCCGGCTCACCGGTGAGAAGTCCCGCGTGCGGATGGGGAACGTCGCCCTCGGGGCCCTGCTGGCCATGGCGTGCGGCCTGTGCCTGATGGCGGTCAGGGTGCCCGTGGTCGCGACGATCGCCATGGTCGGGCTCTTCGGCGCGTACAACGTCCTCAGCGTGGCCGCCGAGGTCCTGCTCTACCGGACCATGCCGAACGAGTACATCGGGCGGCTGTGGGGTCTGTGGCGGCTGGTGTGCGGCGGGGCCGAGGCTCTGGGTCCCCTGGTGATCAGCGTCTGCAGCAGCCTGCTTCCCGTCCGGGGCGTCTTCCTGACGCTCGGCGCCATCACCGTGCTGCCGCTGTGCTGGCTGCTGCTGAACGCGCGGACCGGCTGGGACGTCCCGCCCGCGGCCCCCGCCGGGCGCCCCGCCGCCGCGGTCTCCGGCACGTCGGACACGGCATGA
- a CDS encoding WD40 repeat domain-containing protein → MEMPSRTVRILHIGDGKLLATDVAGRVHLLDEDLNLLRSSTLVPNGQPIYTVAVSGEYVVTKDKYGGIGRWSLPSLDLLDHLDAARLRGDSLLPGEEPSPVVNRGIGIWNDKVYVNNGYLQMVVIDLHTFRVDRIVPSMSSEYLEWFDFGHPTLHAVTDKQGQLFLGNVDEMDFPVQVQVDDESNLHRVVWDFRHERFWVTQDNGAGEMGNKTNGIVTLTDDGQVVDSVAFATDDVEVLKFSPDHRWAYSGGFDSELYAFDNSTPELRIDRKVATFGHNISDLTLSDRSDRLFVLTQDGVITALTPDGTRLARSSFRHQSFWDIEAHPDRPDRLLAGVDEGVAELIIERDGPPSEIGVRIKAQHDHGVGLTRRVVPLDDGGWVGVTRSQVAFRAREDGALVWHTAPGARLHTVSVDPSGSRVLLTCNFGAYELDAETGEVTDTLEVDNAPIWAGAYTPDGDRLLGGRNAVVRRVARDSHADRWVAAMSQEAYCKRFRFDGDRMFVMGGVGVHEFDPDTGNVLRVFSELLENTAEDTVVVDGRLYTCTYGHQLGVYTDPHPAGPEVTPELLGLIEPMPDITKALHAVRSADGTPYLLVGGRGGWLRTYRLTKEGPERVRDQYLRPVDPGRRDRA, encoded by the coding sequence ATGGAAATGCCCAGCCGAACCGTTCGCATACTCCACATCGGAGACGGCAAACTCCTCGCCACGGACGTGGCGGGCCGGGTGCACCTGCTCGACGAGGACCTCAACCTCCTGCGTTCGTCGACTCTCGTTCCGAACGGGCAGCCGATCTACACGGTCGCGGTGTCCGGCGAATACGTCGTCACCAAGGACAAGTACGGAGGGATCGGCCGCTGGTCGCTGCCCTCGCTCGACCTCCTCGACCACCTCGACGCCGCCCGCCTGCGCGGCGATTCGCTGCTTCCGGGCGAGGAGCCGTCGCCGGTCGTGAACCGGGGCATCGGCATCTGGAACGACAAGGTCTACGTGAACAACGGCTACCTGCAGATGGTGGTCATCGACCTGCACACGTTCCGCGTGGACCGGATCGTCCCGTCCATGAGCTCCGAGTACCTGGAGTGGTTCGACTTCGGGCACCCCACCCTGCACGCGGTCACCGACAAGCAGGGACAGCTCTTCCTCGGCAACGTCGACGAGATGGACTTCCCCGTGCAGGTCCAGGTGGACGACGAGTCCAACCTGCACCGCGTCGTCTGGGACTTCCGCCACGAGCGCTTCTGGGTCACCCAGGACAACGGCGCCGGCGAGATGGGAAACAAGACGAACGGCATCGTCACCCTCACGGACGACGGCCAGGTCGTGGACAGCGTGGCGTTCGCCACGGACGACGTCGAGGTGTTGAAGTTCTCCCCGGACCACCGCTGGGCGTACTCGGGCGGGTTCGACAGCGAGCTGTACGCCTTCGACAACAGCACGCCCGAGCTGAGGATCGACCGCAAGGTGGCCACGTTCGGCCACAACATCAGCGACCTCACGCTCTCCGACCGGAGTGACCGGCTCTTCGTCCTCACCCAGGACGGCGTCATCACGGCGCTGACGCCCGACGGCACGCGCCTGGCCCGCTCCTCGTTCCGCCACCAGTCCTTCTGGGACATCGAGGCCCATCCCGACCGGCCGGACCGCCTGCTCGCGGGGGTGGACGAGGGCGTGGCCGAGCTGATCATCGAGCGGGACGGCCCGCCCAGCGAGATCGGCGTGCGCATCAAGGCGCAGCACGACCACGGTGTCGGTCTCACCCGCCGCGTGGTGCCGCTGGACGACGGCGGATGGGTCGGCGTCACCCGGAGCCAGGTGGCCTTCCGTGCCCGGGAGGACGGGGCGCTGGTGTGGCACACCGCCCCGGGCGCCAGGCTGCACACCGTGTCCGTCGACCCGAGCGGTTCCCGGGTGCTGCTCACCTGCAACTTCGGCGCGTACGAACTGGACGCCGAGACGGGCGAGGTGACGGACACCCTTGAGGTGGACAACGCGCCGATCTGGGCCGGGGCCTACACCCCCGACGGTGACCGCCTCCTCGGCGGGCGCAACGCGGTCGTGCGCCGGGTCGCCCGCGACTCGCACGCCGACCGGTGGGTGGCCGCCATGAGCCAGGAGGCGTACTGCAAGCGCTTCCGGTTCGACGGCGACCGGATGTTCGTCATGGGCGGCGTCGGTGTCCACGAGTTCGACCCGGACACGGGGAACGTGCTGCGCGTCTTCTCGGAGCTGCTGGAGAACACGGCCGAGGACACCGTCGTCGTGGACGGCAGGTTGTACACGTGCACGTACGGGCACCAGTTGGGCGTGTACACCGATCCCCACCCGGCCGGCCCTGAGGTCACCCCCGAACTGCTCGGGCTGATCGAGCCGATGCCCGACATCACCAAGGCCCTGCACGCCGTACGCAGCGCTGACGGCACCCCGTACCTGCTGGTCGGCGGGCGGGGCGGCTGGCTGCGGACCTACCGCCTGACGAAGGAGGGGCCGGAGCGCGTGCGGGACCAGTACCTCAGGCCGGTGGATCCCGGCCGCCGGGACCGCGCGTGA
- a CDS encoding NADPH-dependent FMN reductase has product MTSIILVSGSLRRDSLNSALLATARRVIGERDSSIHTSVLEIGSLPYFNDDVDGEDAPPPVVAARAMVEAADAMLICTPSYNGAPPGALKNAVDWLSRPAGEGVLTDVPVFTMSASPGSNGAAESQEILRDVLDCAGAAVFDHPIVAVAKADLLPCRDGELVDPALSALLVEFVDGLLSVALPEPEADPVPSPEGPLQPAGTPAV; this is encoded by the coding sequence GTGACCAGCATCATTCTCGTCTCTGGCAGCTTGAGGCGCGACTCGCTGAACAGCGCGCTGCTGGCGACGGCACGGCGCGTCATCGGTGAGCGGGACAGCTCGATCCACACCTCTGTACTGGAGATCGGCTCCCTTCCCTACTTCAACGACGACGTGGACGGCGAGGACGCCCCGCCGCCCGTCGTGGCCGCCCGCGCGATGGTCGAGGCGGCGGACGCCATGCTGATCTGCACCCCTTCCTACAACGGTGCTCCCCCCGGCGCGCTGAAGAACGCCGTCGACTGGCTGTCCCGGCCCGCCGGCGAGGGCGTGCTGACCGACGTGCCCGTCTTCACGATGAGCGCCTCCCCCGGGTCGAACGGCGCGGCGGAGTCGCAGGAGATCCTGCGCGACGTGCTGGACTGCGCCGGGGCCGCCGTGTTCGACCATCCGATCGTGGCCGTCGCCAAGGCCGACCTGCTGCCGTGCCGCGACGGGGAACTCGTGGACCCCGCGCTGTCCGCCCTGCTGGTGGAGTTCGTCGACGGACTGCTCTCCGTCGCCCTCCCCGAACCGGAGGCGGACCCGGTCCCCTCCCCCGAGGGCCCCCTCCAGCCGGCCGGCACCCCGGCCGTCTGA
- a CDS encoding NAD(P)-binding domain-containing protein yields the protein MERIGIIGVGEIAGAIVDGLCDGVEEAPEIHLSPRGARAAAELSERYESVQVCAGNQAVVDRSELVILAVRPRDRHEALDGLRVDGGRIVVNLMAGVGNDELRQALATDAPLVRAIPLPSVRERRCITVTYGSHPAADSLFERLGGVLPVADEALFNVLSALTGTVATQYWFLATISSWATRHGIAAGDADCYVRGLYQEVGRSLGDETRSLHQLAAGHETPNGNNERVRTTWFDASNSEALTRTLDALLADLG from the coding sequence GTGGAACGCATCGGGATCATCGGCGTCGGCGAGATCGCCGGGGCCATCGTGGACGGCCTGTGCGACGGCGTCGAGGAGGCACCGGAGATCCACCTGTCGCCGCGGGGGGCCAGGGCGGCCGCGGAGCTGTCCGAGCGCTACGAGAGCGTCCAGGTGTGCGCCGGCAACCAGGCGGTGGTGGACCGTTCCGAGCTGGTGATCCTCGCCGTGCGCCCCCGGGACCGGCACGAAGCGCTCGACGGGCTGCGGGTGGACGGCGGCAGGATCGTGGTCAACCTGATGGCCGGCGTCGGCAACGACGAGCTGCGCCAGGCTCTCGCCACCGACGCTCCTCTCGTCCGGGCCATCCCGCTGCCCTCCGTGCGCGAACGCCGCTGCATCACGGTGACGTACGGGTCGCACCCGGCGGCGGACTCCCTCTTCGAGCGCCTGGGCGGGGTGCTCCCGGTCGCGGACGAGGCGCTCTTCAACGTCCTGTCCGCACTGACCGGAACGGTGGCCACCCAGTACTGGTTCCTGGCCACCATCTCCTCCTGGGCCACCCGCCACGGCATCGCCGCCGGCGACGCCGACTGCTACGTGCGGGGCCTCTACCAGGAGGTCGGCCGCTCCCTGGGCGACGAGACCCGCTCCCTGCACCAGCTCGCGGCGGGCCACGAGACCCCGAACGGCAACAACGAGCGCGTCCGCACCACGTGGTTCGACGCGTCCAACTCCGAGGCCCTGACCCGTACACTCGACGCTCTCCTCGCCGATCTCGGATAA
- a CDS encoding iron-containing alcohol dehydrogenase family protein, with protein MTSDSTALTPQRGVPTVPAAFTVDPTCAIAYGPGCLARLPELVAATGRQRAFVITDPGLRAAGVADRVLKVLDRAGIEYGVFEGVAANPSTANVDEGAAVARAFGEAAVVALGGGSSLDAAKGISLLAGNPAARAADADALWDAADGMPLIAIPTTSGTGAETNGFGVIEDTVARRKVYLGHPSVRPRAALLDPELTLGLPPGATASTGIDALVHGVESLASRGANAVSVAFATQAVSLVGRWLPVAYRDGADLQARSHLMLGAHLAGQALTISGLGLVHGIGHALTAHTGTPHGIALAAVFEEVMAFSAVEAHAAYEQAARALHVEPAATTAGSGPRDWATAAIGAVREVSGAVEVKRPLTALGVTREMIPAIAAGALADAVTGNAPRQPSAADVADILESVL; from the coding sequence ATGACGTCCGACAGCACCGCCCTCACCCCGCAGCGCGGCGTGCCCACCGTGCCGGCTGCGTTCACCGTCGATCCGACCTGCGCCATCGCGTACGGTCCCGGTTGCCTGGCCCGCCTGCCCGAGCTCGTCGCCGCCACCGGCCGGCAGCGGGCCTTCGTGATCACCGACCCGGGGCTGCGCGCCGCGGGCGTCGCGGATCGCGTGCTGAAGGTGCTGGACCGGGCGGGCATCGAGTACGGCGTCTTCGAGGGGGTCGCGGCCAACCCCTCGACGGCGAACGTCGACGAGGGCGCCGCGGTGGCCAGGGCGTTCGGCGAGGCCGCCGTCGTCGCTCTCGGCGGCGGCTCCAGCCTGGACGCCGCCAAGGGCATCTCGCTGCTCGCCGGCAACCCGGCCGCCCGGGCCGCCGACGCCGACGCGCTGTGGGACGCGGCGGACGGCATGCCGCTGATCGCGATACCCACCACGTCGGGCACCGGGGCCGAGACCAACGGGTTCGGCGTCATCGAGGACACCGTCGCGCGCCGCAAGGTCTACCTCGGGCACCCGTCCGTCAGGCCGCGCGCCGCGCTGCTGGACCCCGAGCTGACGCTGGGCCTGCCGCCGGGCGCCACGGCCTCGACCGGCATCGACGCGCTGGTGCACGGCGTGGAGTCGCTGGCGTCCCGCGGCGCCAACGCGGTCTCGGTCGCGTTCGCCACCCAGGCCGTCTCGCTCGTGGGCCGGTGGCTGCCGGTCGCCTACCGCGACGGCGCCGATCTTCAGGCCCGTTCCCACCTCATGCTCGGCGCGCACCTCGCGGGCCAGGCGCTGACCATCTCCGGTCTCGGCCTGGTGCACGGCATCGGGCACGCCCTGACCGCGCACACCGGAACCCCGCACGGCATCGCGCTCGCCGCGGTCTTCGAGGAGGTCATGGCCTTCAGCGCGGTGGAGGCCCACGCCGCCTACGAGCAGGCGGCCCGCGCCCTGCACGTCGAACCGGCCGCCACCACCGCCGGATCCGGCCCGCGGGACTGGGCCACCGCCGCCATCGGCGCCGTGCGGGAGGTCTCCGGCGCGGTCGAGGTCAAGCGGCCGCTCACCGCGCTGGGCGTGACCCGGGAGATGATCCCGGCCATCGCCGCCGGCGCCCTCGCCGACGCGGTCACCGGGAACGCGCCACGCCAGCCTTCCGCGGCGGACGTCGCGGACATATTGGAGAGCGTCCTGTAG